One window of Pseudanabaena sp. FACHB-2040 genomic DNA carries:
- a CDS encoding DNA-directed RNA polymerase subunit gamma has protein sequence MPKLEQRFDYVKIGLASPDRIRQWGERTLPNGMLVGEVTKPETINYRTLKPEMDGLFCERIFGPAKDWECHCGKYKRVRHRGIVCERCGVEVTESRVRRHRMGYIKLAAPVAHVWYLKGIPSYIAILLDMPLRDVEQIVYFNAYVVLDPGNADNLSYKQLLTEDQWIEIEDQLYDEESQLSGVEVGIGAEALQRLLEDLALESEAERLREEITTAKGQKRAKLIKRLRVIDNFVATGSKPDWMVLSYIPVIPPDLRPMVQLDGGRFATSDLNDLYRRVINRNNRLARLQEILAPEIIVRNEKRMLQEAVDALIDNGRRGRTVVGANNRPLKSLSDIIEGKQGRFRQNLLGKRVDYSGRSVIVVGPKLKIHQCGLPREMAIELFQPFVIHRLIRQGLVNNIKAAKKLIQRNDPSVWDVLEEVIESHPVMLNRAPTLHRLGIQAFEPILVEGRAIQLHPLVCPAFNADFDGDQMAVHVPLSLEAQAEARLLMLASNNILSPATGRPIITPSQDMVLGCYYLTATNPTEQKGSGRYFASMEDAIMAFEHGLVSLHADVWLRFEGEVETDVPDTEVLEENKGEDGSITRIYRQRRIREDATGNVISQYIRTTPGRIIYNKTIQEALAS, from the coding sequence ATGCCCAAGCTAGAACAGCGTTTCGATTACGTCAAAATTGGTCTGGCCTCTCCTGATCGCATTCGTCAGTGGGGAGAGCGGACGTTGCCTAATGGCATGTTGGTCGGCGAAGTGACCAAGCCAGAAACCATCAACTACCGCACCCTCAAGCCTGAGATGGACGGGCTTTTCTGTGAGCGCATTTTTGGCCCAGCCAAGGATTGGGAATGCCACTGCGGTAAATACAAGCGAGTTCGTCACCGTGGTATTGTCTGCGAACGGTGCGGGGTAGAGGTGACTGAATCTCGGGTTCGCCGCCATCGCATGGGCTATATCAAGCTGGCAGCGCCCGTTGCCCACGTCTGGTATCTCAAAGGCATTCCCAGCTATATCGCTATTTTGCTGGATATGCCCCTGCGGGATGTTGAGCAGATTGTCTACTTCAATGCCTATGTTGTCCTTGATCCTGGCAATGCTGACAATCTCAGCTATAAGCAGCTGCTGACAGAGGACCAGTGGATTGAAATTGAGGACCAGCTCTATGACGAAGAGTCTCAGCTCTCAGGCGTAGAGGTCGGCATTGGAGCCGAAGCGCTGCAGCGGCTGTTAGAAGATCTAGCCTTGGAATCTGAAGCAGAGCGGCTGCGGGAAGAGATTACTACCGCCAAAGGCCAGAAGCGAGCCAAGCTGATCAAACGTCTGCGGGTGATCGACAACTTCGTCGCCACGGGCTCTAAGCCTGACTGGATGGTGCTGTCTTATATTCCGGTTATTCCGCCCGACCTGCGCCCGATGGTGCAACTTGACGGTGGACGCTTTGCCACCTCTGACCTAAACGACCTGTATCGCCGAGTGATCAACCGGAACAACCGGTTGGCCCGACTCCAGGAAATCTTGGCTCCTGAGATCATCGTTCGCAATGAAAAGCGGATGCTGCAGGAAGCAGTAGACGCCCTAATCGACAATGGTCGTCGGGGTCGAACTGTAGTTGGTGCCAACAATCGGCCTCTGAAGTCCCTATCCGACATCATTGAGGGTAAACAGGGGCGCTTCCGGCAGAACCTGCTGGGTAAGCGAGTAGACTACTCTGGCCGTTCTGTGATTGTCGTGGGTCCTAAGCTGAAGATTCACCAGTGCGGCTTGCCTCGAGAAATGGCAATCGAGCTGTTTCAGCCATTCGTGATTCATCGGCTTATCCGCCAAGGGCTAGTCAACAATATCAAGGCTGCCAAGAAGCTTATTCAGCGCAATGATCCCAGCGTTTGGGATGTGCTGGAAGAGGTGATTGAGAGCCATCCAGTGATGTTGAACCGGGCACCTACCCTCCACCGTCTTGGAATTCAAGCGTTTGAGCCGATTCTAGTAGAAGGCCGCGCGATTCAGCTGCACCCGCTGGTGTGTCCTGCCTTTAACGCCGACTTCGATGGTGACCAGATGGCGGTGCACGTACCCCTGTCCTTAGAAGCCCAGGCTGAGGCTCGACTGCTGATGCTGGCCTCCAACAACATTCTGTCTCCAGCAACTGGGCGACCCATCATCACCCCAAGTCAGGACATGGTCTTGGGCTGTTATTACCTAACGGCTACTAACCCTACTGAACAAAAGGGGTCAGGGCGCTACTTCGCCAGTATGGAAGACGCGATCATGGCCTTTGAACATGGTCTGGTCAGCCTTCATGCCGACGTTTGGCTGCGGTTTGAAGGGGAGGTTGAAACGGACGTCCCCGACACCGAAGTTCTAGAAGAAAACAAAGGTGAAGACGGGTCAATCACCCGCATTTATCGCCAGCGTCGCATACGAGAAGATGCGACAGGCAATGTCATCTCTCAGTACATCAGGACCACACCAGGACGGATTATCTACAACAAGACTATTCAAGAAGCCTTGGCCAGCTAG
- a CDS encoding DNA-directed RNA polymerase subunit beta', with product MADQGSNQKTVMFRNRIIDKKQLKNLMSWSFTQYGTARTAHMADALKDLGFRYATRAGVSISVEDLQVPASKRELLEAAEENIRVTEERYTRGEITEVERFQKVIDTWNSTSEELKDQVVKNFKENSPLNSVYMMAFSGARGNISQVRQLVGMRGLMANPQGEIIDLPIKTNFREGLTVTEYVISSYGARKGLVDTALRTADSGYLTRRLVDVSQDVIIREIDCGTDRGIPLRSMTDGERVLIPLEDKLLGRIVAEDVIHPKTGEVMAVRNQDISPDLAKEIYEAGVEEVMTRSALTCEATRSVCRHCYGWSLAHSEMVDLGEAVGIIAAQSIGEPGTQLTMRTFHTGGTFTGEMAPQIRAKRGGVVRLPKRLKSRAFRTRHGEDALVMEANSELTIEYDGKSRKEALPQGTILFVKDGETVQKEQLLAELPSSGRVRKITEKATKDVPSDLAGEVQFAGLVQEEKKDRQGNTTRLAQRGGLLWVLSGEVYNLPPGAEPVVRNGDQIQADGILAETKLMSERGGVVRLPENSEDKGVREVEIITASVLLNQAQVTVESGQGREHYVLETTNGQRFSLIATPGTKVTNHQVVAELEDDRYRTQTGGIIKFSGVEVAKKGKAKQGYEVVQGGTILWIPEEAHEVNKDISLLMVEDGQYVEAGTEVVKDIFCQNSGVVEVTQKNDILREIVVKPGDIHMVDSPEDVMDRDGTLVQAGEEIMPGLVASALHYVEYVETPEGPALLLRPVDEFPVSDQPPVPSQDSVSDAGGSIQLRAIQRVPYKDGDRVKSVEGIELLRTQLVLEINEDAPHVIADIELVPDDSDPDVMRLQMVILETLVIRRDVVADQTQGSTVTRLLVEDGQTIEPGSVVARTEIQCKETGEIRGIRQGAEAIRRVLVVREADRFTVDLQGKTPSVSVGGLVVAGSEIAPGIRIDESGEVTAIENGQMQLRIARPYRVSTGAVLHIDDGDLVQRGDNLVLLVFERAKTGDIIQGLPRIEELLEARKPKEACVLSERPGTAQVVYADDETVEVKIIEEDGVVTDYPITSGSPVLVSDGQQVQAAEALTDGPANPHQILEIFFKFYLSQGMGTHDAAMASLQKVQTFLVNEVQSVYQSQGIDISDKHIEVIVRQMTSKARIDDGGDTTMLPGELVEIYQVEQVNEAMSITGGAPAEYTPMLLGITKASLNTDSFISAASFQETTRVLTEAAIEGKSDWLRGLKENVIIGRLIPAGTGFNAYEETSSASEYDAGYDTAILDDDMSLQEVVLDDRTARTYEMEGNFGMLADDDVVGGRFDEDDAVDDEDDEDSPKGLGDPGLLDDDLLIDDHTQAL from the coding sequence ATGGCTGATCAAGGGTCTAACCAGAAGACAGTAATGTTCCGTAACCGGATCATTGACAAGAAGCAGCTAAAGAATTTGATGTCCTGGTCCTTTACCCAATACGGGACAGCGCGGACAGCCCATATGGCCGACGCGCTTAAGGATTTAGGTTTCCGGTATGCGACTCGGGCGGGTGTTTCTATCAGTGTGGAAGACTTGCAGGTTCCTGCTAGTAAGCGCGAACTGCTTGAGGCTGCTGAAGAAAATATCCGCGTTACTGAGGAGCGCTACACTCGGGGCGAAATCACTGAGGTAGAGCGTTTCCAGAAAGTAATTGACACTTGGAATAGCACCAGCGAAGAGCTGAAGGACCAGGTCGTCAAAAACTTTAAGGAGAACAGCCCCCTTAACTCTGTCTACATGATGGCCTTCTCGGGGGCCCGAGGAAATATCTCCCAGGTTCGTCAGCTGGTGGGTATGCGGGGCTTGATGGCTAACCCCCAAGGGGAAATTATCGACCTGCCGATCAAAACCAACTTCCGAGAAGGGCTGACTGTTACTGAGTACGTTATCTCTTCCTATGGAGCTCGTAAGGGCCTGGTAGATACGGCACTACGAACGGCAGACTCTGGCTATCTAACCCGTCGTCTGGTAGACGTGTCTCAGGATGTGATTATCCGAGAGATCGACTGCGGTACGGATCGGGGCATTCCCCTCCGCAGCATGACGGATGGAGAACGGGTTCTGATTCCGCTGGAAGATAAACTCCTGGGCCGGATTGTCGCTGAAGACGTGATTCACCCCAAGACGGGTGAAGTAATGGCTGTGCGCAATCAGGATATTTCTCCTGACCTCGCTAAGGAGATTTATGAGGCTGGGGTAGAGGAGGTGATGACGCGTTCTGCTCTAACCTGTGAAGCTACGCGCTCTGTCTGCCGCCACTGCTATGGCTGGAGTCTGGCTCACTCTGAAATGGTGGACCTAGGTGAAGCCGTTGGTATTATCGCGGCTCAATCCATTGGGGAGCCAGGAACGCAGCTAACCATGCGGACTTTCCACACCGGCGGTACCTTCACTGGGGAAATGGCTCCTCAAATCCGAGCCAAGCGCGGTGGTGTGGTGCGACTGCCCAAGCGGCTTAAGAGCCGGGCATTTCGGACCCGTCACGGAGAAGATGCTCTGGTTATGGAAGCTAATAGCGAGCTGACCATCGAGTACGATGGCAAATCTCGGAAGGAAGCTCTGCCCCAAGGCACGATCCTTTTTGTTAAGGACGGCGAAACTGTTCAAAAGGAGCAGCTGCTGGCGGAACTGCCGAGCTCAGGCCGCGTCCGCAAAATCACAGAGAAGGCCACTAAAGACGTGCCGTCTGACCTGGCTGGAGAGGTGCAGTTTGCTGGTTTGGTACAGGAAGAGAAAAAGGACCGTCAAGGCAACACAACCCGGCTAGCTCAGCGGGGTGGTCTGCTTTGGGTGCTGTCAGGCGAGGTGTATAACCTACCGCCTGGAGCTGAGCCTGTGGTGCGCAACGGCGATCAGATTCAGGCTGACGGCATTTTGGCTGAAACCAAGCTGATGAGCGAGCGGGGCGGAGTAGTGCGCCTGCCCGAGAACTCTGAGGACAAAGGGGTGCGTGAGGTTGAGATCATCACGGCCTCAGTGCTGCTGAACCAGGCTCAAGTTACGGTGGAGAGCGGCCAAGGGCGAGAGCACTACGTGCTTGAGACGACTAACGGCCAGCGGTTCTCCCTGATTGCGACGCCAGGGACTAAAGTGACTAACCACCAGGTTGTAGCTGAACTAGAAGATGATCGCTACCGCACTCAGACGGGTGGCATTATCAAGTTCTCTGGCGTGGAAGTGGCTAAGAAGGGCAAGGCCAAGCAGGGCTATGAGGTTGTGCAGGGTGGCACTATTCTCTGGATTCCCGAGGAGGCTCACGAAGTCAACAAGGACATCTCTCTGCTGATGGTAGAGGATGGCCAGTATGTAGAAGCTGGCACCGAAGTGGTCAAAGACATCTTCTGTCAGAACAGCGGTGTGGTAGAAGTCACGCAGAAGAACGACATTTTGCGGGAGATTGTGGTCAAGCCTGGGGATATCCATATGGTGGATTCCCCCGAGGATGTTATGGATCGCGATGGCACTTTGGTACAGGCGGGTGAAGAAATCATGCCTGGCCTAGTGGCATCGGCTCTGCACTATGTCGAGTATGTTGAAACGCCTGAAGGCCCTGCCCTGCTGCTGCGTCCAGTGGATGAGTTTCCGGTTTCGGATCAGCCGCCGGTGCCTAGCCAGGACTCGGTGAGCGATGCTGGCGGCAGCATTCAGCTGCGAGCGATTCAGCGAGTGCCCTACAAGGATGGCGATCGCGTCAAGTCTGTAGAGGGTATAGAACTACTGCGGACCCAGCTGGTGCTGGAGATTAACGAAGATGCGCCCCATGTAATAGCTGACATCGAACTGGTTCCTGATGACAGTGATCCTGACGTCATGCGGCTGCAGATGGTAATTCTGGAAACGCTGGTGATTCGTCGGGATGTAGTGGCCGACCAGACTCAGGGCAGCACGGTAACGCGGCTGCTGGTGGAAGATGGTCAAACTATTGAGCCGGGATCGGTGGTTGCTCGTACCGAGATCCAGTGTAAGGAAACAGGTGAAATTCGAGGAATTCGGCAAGGGGCAGAAGCCATTCGCCGGGTTCTAGTAGTGCGCGAGGCCGATCGGTTCACCGTTGATCTGCAGGGTAAGACGCCTTCAGTGTCTGTTGGGGGGCTGGTTGTGGCGGGCAGTGAGATTGCTCCGGGCATCCGAATTGATGAATCGGGTGAGGTCACAGCCATTGAAAATGGGCAAATGCAGCTGCGAATTGCTCGTCCTTATCGGGTATCGACGGGTGCAGTACTGCACATTGACGATGGTGACTTGGTGCAGCGGGGGGATAACCTGGTGCTGCTGGTGTTTGAACGGGCAAAGACAGGAGACATCATTCAGGGTCTACCCCGAATTGAAGAACTGTTGGAAGCTCGTAAGCCCAAAGAAGCCTGTGTTCTATCGGAGCGTCCTGGTACTGCGCAGGTGGTGTACGCGGACGACGAGACGGTTGAGGTGAAGATTATTGAGGAGGATGGGGTGGTCACAGATTACCCAATCACTTCAGGTAGTCCGGTGCTGGTTTCTGACGGGCAGCAAGTGCAGGCTGCTGAAGCGCTAACTGATGGCCCTGCCAATCCGCACCAGATTCTGGAGATCTTCTTTAAGTTCTACCTCAGCCAAGGTATGGGCACCCACGATGCGGCAATGGCCAGCCTACAGAAGGTTCAAACCTTCCTGGTGAATGAGGTGCAGTCGGTGTACCAGTCTCAGGGGATTGATATTTCTGACAAGCACATTGAGGTGATCGTCCGTCAGATGACCTCCAAGGCCCGGATCGACGATGGTGGTGACACCACCATGCTGCCTGGTGAGCTGGTAGAAATCTACCAGGTTGAGCAGGTGAACGAGGCTATGTCGATCACAGGCGGTGCTCCGGCTGAATATACTCCCATGCTGCTGGGCATTACTAAGGCTTCTCTAAATACAGACAGCTTTATCTCGGCTGCGAGCTTCCAGGAGACGACGCGCGTCTTGACTGAGGCAGCGATTGAAGGGAAGTCTGACTGGCTGCGGGGCCTTAAGGAGAACGTCATTATCGGTCGTTTGATTCCGGCGGGGACAGGCTTTAACGCCTACGAAGAGACTAGCAGTGCCTCGGAGTACGACGCTGGCTACGATACGGCCATTTTGGATGATGACATGTCTCTGCAGGAAGTCGTGCTAGATGATCGAACCGCTCGGACTTACGAGATGGAAGGAAACTTTGGCATGCTGGCTGACGATGATGTCGTTGGCGGTCGGTTTGACGAAGACGATGCTGTCGATGACGAGGATGACGAGGATTCTCCTAAGGGCCTAGGCGATCCAGGGTTGTTGGATGACGACCTTCTGATTGACGATCATACCCAGGCTCTGTAG